The sequence gtACTTTCTCGATGCCAACGCAACTTATCCTTTTGGAGCATCTTCTGGAATCGTATAACTGTCAAAAGTGAGTGACTGTTCATCGGAACTGTTATAGTCGGAATACTCATAAGTCCGATACCAGCATAGACACCTGAATAAACAAAGGCTTCAAGCTTGACATAGGCCCAAGCGAACTCTTATACAGTAAAGTTGTTATTCTTAAGTTGGCATAGTCACAATTAAGCCAATGTTGTAATTCTTGAGGATGATTCTTTGGGGGAAGAGGGTATTTCCATCGCAAAGGATTCAGATTCAATCCAGCCACAGGTGCTGCGTTCTGTTAGGCTATAGATTACAAGAACAAATGTTGTTCGTAGATAAAGCTGATTCGGAATTGTCTTTCATTTCAGGGCATAACTTGTATCCATGCGCTTCATATTCGGTTAGAGTTTGCTCCAAGAAATATAGCCATCCCTACCCCCTCACGTCAATCCCACGAGCCTCTTATTTATTCTCATTCGATCACGATGGCGGGGGAACAAGTCAAAATAGAGGTCTTTCATATCTTTCGAGATCCACCCTACAATATGGGGTTAAAAAGCCGCGTTGCATTAgtaaagtaaagaaatccttCCATCAAAATTCCATATTCCATAAAGGATAAAGTAAATCCGCGGTTCCTAATGGAATTGGTAACAAAGCAACCTTTTACTTAACTTAGAAAGACAAACATCTGGGCAAGGGAAAGCGCAGAGACAGGATTTACTTTTTGAGTTAAGTAAAGATGACAAAGACAGTTCATGTTGACTCACTGAAAGGATCCGTTCGTTGGCGAGGACTTGGAGGATTTCTCGGATTGGACTTGGACTTTCCTTTATGTTGAAATCCCGTAAAAAAGAGTTGCCAAAGAGGCCTCTCTAAATCGTGGGGCCCGAAACAGTGTTGATATGGCCGGTAGTGGTTTGATCTTGCAAGATCAAACCAAGAATAGCCTTTGGCTGGGAAAGCAATTCTTGCTCTCCGGAAGACTACAATCACCGGTTGGGTTGGTCCAACCAAGAAAAACATGGGAGTCTTTGGCGTCAAAGTGCTTATCTTCTCTTAcgatatttctattttattcaaGTCCAATCATGTTAATTTTCAttgcatttaaaaaaaaaaccaaagagagagaaaatagttTCATAAGtcgatttttctttaatttttgccAACTCTAATAAGGTTTAGATGATCTAATAATAccaaagaattttatttcttgCTATTTATGTGACAAGATTAATGTTGCAgcaattgatttttatttaaaattcaatgtATAAACTATTGATAgtgttaataaatttgaacaagAATTGTTAATGCGGTAATTCTTATTGCACTAaagtgtaaaaaaaaaaaaaaaaaactacataaCCTTTTGAATTAAAAGGTTAAATGATAGGATCAAATTTTACACTTTCTCTATTGAAGAgcaattcaaatttaaaaataaagatgtgaacagaaaagataatatttagaGAAATGGTAGGATAAATATAATGCAAACATCTAGGAGCAATGCATAAGCTTCATTTGAAAACAGAAAGcaaatttcatataattttatagccATGGCTCTACACTTATTAGAACATGAAGCGAAAGTGTGGAGAAAACTAACAAGCCATGCAGTTagaaacacaaaagaaatcaaCAGCATCTTCTTGGGATGCAAAGGTGGCCAGTCATGTGCCAACTTTCACCTCCATCAGGATATGCATAAGGGCATGACGGGGTGTAGGAATCCTTTAGAAGCAGGTTCCATGTTGCATTTGGATCCTCAGTTGAGAACATGGTCCAAGTAGGAGTGGAATTCTCATATCTACTATGTGTGATGCGATTGAACTTCTTCACATCCTTGTTCTTATTTATGTCATCAGGGTCAATATCGACAGTGAATACATCTCCATAAGGCCTCACGGAATGCAAGAAGAGAGGTAAAGAAATTGGATCAGCAGACACTGCAGCAAGATCCGAAGTCACAGCAATGCTCATTCCATCTGGACTGAAAAATGGATGGTTCACATGTCCTGCAAGATCATCTCCACCTTTTATCACTCTTATCACCACGGAAGGATCGTTCACCTTCACCAAAAACACTGCAAAATATCCTGGATCGAGACCATTATCTGTTTCTGGTGCATCTTTAGGCTTATCGCGGGTTGACGAGAATACTATCCAATCTCCCCTTGGAGACCATTGGCAATGTGTGTCCGTCCAAGGTCCATTTGTAAGCCTCGTTACTTTTCCATCCCCGTACTCCCCCACTTGTGCATCCTCCATTATATATAGATTCTTATATTTCTTATCTCCTCCATCTCTTGTGGATCGAAAAACTAATTTTGTTCCTGTTAAAACTCTCAACCCCAAAATTAGAAACTATATTATAATCAAGACCCTTTTGTCATCCAAACAATTAAAGTGAATAATTCTTAGTAAACTAAGAGTTGGTAAACAATTCTAGTGTATAAGAATGGCTTTTACACAAGGAACAACTAATTAGGAAAAGCTAGTTACCATCTGGACTGGTGGACGGGAAAGCATTATTAAATCCTTTGGTGAGTTGTCGACGCCGCCGGGCACCACTAGCCACATTGGGGATGGCGCAGATTTGCAATGTCTGGCCAGCGTTAAAAGAAGGTCCCATGCATACATAGAGTGTATCATCTTGTGGATTTTGGCTCCAAACTGGTGAGAAGATATTGTCTGGGCCTTTCGTCTAGATAAAACATCAATTATATACCGATATAAAGTACGAAAACAATATTAATTCTTGTAATATGTAGCATACCTCGAAAACAATGCGCAATCCATCGCTATCAGCTACCCACACGGCTTTGAACTCATTGTCAACGAATGCAAGCTTGGAGCCATCTTTGGAAAATGTTGGAAATACACCTGACACCCTAAACAGTCCTACATCTGGATGTGGTGAGTTGAGCTTATGGAAATGTCTTTGGATATCATCTCCATGCTGCGCAATTAACAATCGGCTTAGAATTCGTTAAAACAATTTGTAATTAAAAGAGCACAACGCATTCATTAGCGTAATACGTACGTTGAGAAGGTCGCTTTTGCAACGATGGTAACCTATGCGCTTCCCACCATCTACTACAAAGGGGTTGTAATGGTCAGCCTTTGGTCTAGTTTTCTGAGTGATTTGTATGGGTTGTTGTGGTGCTGTTGaatcaaaaatctcaatgtGCCGATACTGTGCTTCTACGCGTATGTCACTGAACTTTGATTTCTGACGGATAGTTGCCACCGCCACTTTGGTGGAATTGATGGCTGCCGGAGTTATGGCATCAATTCCATCTGGAGTCACACGAAGGGTTTCTGATGTTTGACCATTGCTAATGTCTGCTCGGAATACACTCCAGAATTCCCCAACCTTTCGATGGAAAAATATAACGTTGTCACTTCCCCATGTTGGCCATCCACCATTTTTTATAACTTTCATGCGTCCTAAGGGTTGCTTCTCTACGTTCATCACATGAATGTCAGTCTGTAGATCTTCAATCTCGCCATTCCAACCCTTTCCTTGGAATGACGCCACTGCTACTTTTCTTCCAGATGGTGATACAGATGGGCTTAAATCATTTACTCCTGTTGATCAAGCAGAATAAGTGgagaaatcaaatcaaatatttGTATTGCATTTTTGTTGTTAAACTTTAACCGCTAAGTTtgattgtattattattagtcttgaaatttatttttctccaaaaattttaatttttttccacttgtaccttttcttttttataattttataatatagcaAATCAACATGAAAAGCTAAATATCATCTAATGATgatagtaaattatattttatttaaaacaaaagttaattactttataatatattttcttgttagaagaaagacaaaaacaaaattgtgAACTGATCATTAGAATTTGGACATAACGAGGTTAGCGCTGGcatttttaattagtaaaacCTACAGATCACTTTATGAGCTCAACTTGCAAGGTTTTTTGAAACTAAAAGTGCATTGAATTCTTTTAGCCATCATTTGGAGAAATCTATATTTCCTATATTTGTTTACTAACAAAATGAAAGTAGacttcattaaaaaaaatattaaatcctataaatgtttttaataatagaaattaataagTTGGAAAAGTAACCTGACGGAGTGAGGCGGTCAGTCTTTCCGGTCTTaagattagttttataaacGACAGTCCAAGGCTGACGACGATCCTTTGACGGGTCCTTGGTGGTGACATATATAAGAGAGCAATCGGCAGTACGACTACCAACCTTATAACCACCGGCAATGCAACCACTGTCTTCCATACGGACACCATCGAATGTGCCATAGACATCAGCGAAACTGAAGACTTTAACACTGGGTGGATTGTCGTTAAAGCGAAGAGCAATATGAAGCGTCTCAAGGTTGTTGTCTCGTTCGGATACGAAAATCAAGCCTGAGAGACGACCCGAGTCAACATCAGATCCTTTGGCTTCGGAAGCCAACTTTGGGCGCTTGATAATGGTCTTGAGAGCTTCAGGTGGAATGAGTTGGCAGTTGTAATTGTAGGACAATCCATCAGTCATGTGTAGCTCATCCTGCCTTGACGTTGGTGGAACCGAACAGGAGAATATGTCCAGTGGCACAGGTGGTCTGTAGGTTGCAAAGAAGGCAATGCTACCTCTCTTCTCTGCCATCTACAAGGATTGTTTTCCTTTgtgtttatattttctttatgctgGTTTCACTGTTGAGAGTAACTATACACTCCAGGCTATGAAGAGATTGGTATAAAAAGGGGTATGGATACGTAATCGGACAGGTTAGAGGATCAGGATGTGAAAACGCGCTGGTCAATCCATTCAGATCGGTGAAGGAGGAGCATGTGATCACGtttttcattttgttgtttttaaaTACATGTATTTACGTATTCCCATACAATaaacaattttcttttgatctgatacaataataatattggtGGACTCAGATCTCAGTAACCCAAATCTTAACCACGTGcaataaaatactatttttatttgatccATGTCTTGATCTATGGGACAATGTCATTTATGGCgttaatacaaaatataagtattcttttctttgatatAATCACGTGTCTGTCCTGATGTAAATAAATGGGTACTTTTATTTGAAAGAACTGAACTCAACCGCAAATTCCGGATATGTAATCATAGTTAGATGAGGTTCGTTTTTTTCAGTAAATGCATTCGATTTCAGAATTAGAGATGATTCGTTTCTTCAATATATGCACTGGACTCGATGattttttataagtaatttaTAAGCTTTTTTCTATCGGAAATGAAGTTCtgataatattagaatattatatctaaaacaccaaagcaaaagaataagaagatgAACAGTAGAAAAAATAGTTACTCATTAATGTGTTTGATGGATAAATTTCACTgcagataataattatatatttcagtgtattttttattttttaaatataaaatattttcaaattaactctatattatatatgaagaGTCAAATTTCACCCTCTActctatatttaaaaaatacgcTCTAAATGtttatgcatttaatttaGTTGAAAATTTTACTAGAATATTATTATCGCACTCTAtcattataagttattttttaattatagactattaactactattattttaaataatttatttattttatatattcttctactaatatatattattaatgaatttatatataatttttaattatttatataaattaaaattttatattttaattttataattgttaagtaacattaattaaattttaaaaataaataaataaatttaataaataaaaataatatatttaattgataaataattaagtactatatatttactaatttagtatttaattatgtcaataaattattaaaataaaaataaaatttatatttataaatttatatggcATTGTAAATCTGTGATATATTCAAATCgctcattaattaatatttataatttttatttttttaaaaataaaaatattaatagaaaaatatttttaaaaattctctcaactagttaaaagaaaaaaacacaaaacCGACGTGGTTGGATAAGGATTGATTTGAATAATAGAGGTTGATGCGATCTGTAATGAGCATGAGTCGACAATATTGATGACTTCCAAATTGACTTCATTAACAAAAGATTTCAGGGAACAAATACATGGCACGTTCTCCAAACTgcactaaaattttatacattcaatcattttcttttgaaatatgataattgatacactaaattatttctttctaaaatattgataattagaaaattagtttatatatttactaaatttttaagaatttacgatttaatatataaatttaataaatattttatattagtatataaaGCGGACAAtaacatattataaattatcaatattagttttttttagagagaattaaaaagatgatgtacaaatttattgaaatttaattattaaatttttaaatttttaaaaattaaaatttaattaatagttattaatatttgagtgCATCCAATCAATcactatataaaaatactaatgtAAACAAACTAAATCTAATTATGTTTTCATAGTGAAAAAAATgtctatatttaaaaaagtaaatgtttcatttaaatattataaagcataaagataaataaaaaataaatagtatacATACCATAAGCAGAAGTATTAGtagttaataatataattaatattatcatttccAGTAATAAtcgaatttatttttagatgttTTGTGATGATAGATTAAAGAAGACAATGTATTATTCTAtgttaaaatttctttctGAAAAGATATATAAGAATGATAATAATAGTGAGGGAGGTATACTACTCTATTAGAAGTAGATATTTGgccttttattctttttaaaatactaaattgataatatattttaaaatttcaaatctaCAACTGTTATTGTTGACTTGCTATatacattatataaatatctactagatttaaaagttta is a genomic window of Ricinus communis isolate WT05 ecotype wild-type chromosome 2, ASM1957865v1, whole genome shotgun sequence containing:
- the LOC8274801 gene encoding uncharacterized protein LOC8274801, translated to MAEKRGSIAFFATYRPPVPLDIFSCSVPPTSRQDELHMTDGLSYNYNCQLIPPEALKTIIKRPKLASEAKGSDVDSGRLSGLIFVSERDNNLETLHIALRFNDNPPSVKVFSFADVYGTFDGVRMEDSGCIAGGYKVGSRTADCSLIYVTTKDPSKDRRQPWTVVYKTNLKTGKTDRLTPSGVNDLSPSVSPSGRKVAVASFQGKGWNGEIEDLQTDIHVMNVEKQPLGRMKVIKNGGWPTWGSDNVIFFHRKVGEFWSVFRADISNGQTSETLRVTPDGIDAITPAAINSTKVAVATIRQKSKFSDIRVEAQYRHIEIFDSTAPQQPIQITQKTRPKADHYNPFVVDGGKRIGYHRCKSDLLNHGDDIQRHFHKLNSPHPDVGLFRVSGVFPTFSKDGSKLAFVDNEFKAVWVADSDGLRIVFETKGPDNIFSPVWSQNPQDDTLYVCMGPSFNAGQTLQICAIPNVASGARRRRQLTKGFNNAFPSTSPDGTKLVFRSTRDGGDKKYKNLYIMEDAQVGEYGDGKVTRLTNGPWTDTHCQWSPRGDWIVFSSTRDKPKDAPETDNGLDPGYFAVFLVKVNDPSVVIRVIKGGDDLAGHVNHPFFSPDGMSIAVTSDLAAVSADPISLPLFLHSVRPYGDVFTVDIDPDDINKNKDVKKFNRITHSRYENSTPTWTMFSTEDPNATWNLLLKDSYTPSCPYAYPDGGESWHMTGHLCIPRRCC